A region of Diospyros lotus cultivar Yz01 chromosome 3, ASM1463336v1, whole genome shotgun sequence DNA encodes the following proteins:
- the LOC127798353 gene encoding uncharacterized protein LOC127798353, translating into MYVGTCVIARGHQANVCTQPAQIGGLRTGRVGPRLAQRQSTPRAQGPVAPLPLPAGQRSGSTERVQMQGKAFTVTAAEGSDTVQGILSLHGHDVRALFDISSTHSFIVPHLLHKIPISYNPLPYDLSVSTSGGTVLIGSEMVRDCEIGIHDQVFLGDLIVLAIQDFNLLLGKDWLSRHYARVDCRRKVISFENPR; encoded by the exons ATGTACGTCGGGACGTGTGTTATCGCT AGAGGCCATCAGGCAAATGTGTGCACCCAGCCAGCACAGATTGGAGGGTTACGGACGGGACGTGTAGGGCCCAGACTAGCTCAGAGACAGTCTACACCGAGAGCGCAGGGTCCAGTAGCACCATTACCTCTACCAGCAGGACAACGCTCAGGGTCCACAGAGAGGGTGCAGATGCAGGGGAAGGCATTTACGGTGACAGCAGCTGAGGGTAGTGATACGGtgcaaggtatactttctctcCATGGTCACGATGTACGTGCCTTATTTGATATAAGTTCTACCCACTCTTTCATAGTGCCCCATctgttgcataagatcccgaTCTCGTATAACCCCTTGCCATATGATTTGTCTGTTTCAACATCGGGAGGGACAGTGTTGATAgggagtgagatggtcagggactgcgagatagggattcatGACCAGGTATTTTTAGgggatcttattgttttggcgATTCAGGATTTTAATTTACTGTTGGGTAAGGATTGGCTTTCACGGCACTATGCTCGagttgattgtcgtcggaaggtGATTTCATTTGAGAACCCGAGGTGA
- the LOC127796510 gene encoding miraculin-like, with translation MKSSLLLLLSFLLLSSLPNLLMADNLEPLYDSSGDKVVTGTQYYLVPAFSGHGGGLYAKPSTCPGEIFQENSDSALGQAVLFYPANYTYVSGTVVHESSALDIHFSGQACRKSPNAWTVSYFDDAVGAWIVTAYGFVGNPGPYGFKFEKVCNDNVYQILFDPPTTLGLPKSYVGVTSEAERRTALISVPPLRLKIVKASYARQVKEARLNKGRIASVV, from the coding sequence ATGAAGAGCTCACTGCTGCTACTACTCTCCTTCCTTCTCCTTTCCTCGCTCCCAAATCTTCTTATGGCTGATAATCTTGAGCCCTTGTACGACTCCTCCGGCGATAAAGTCGTCACAGGCACCCAATACTATCTCGTGCCTGCGTTCAGTGGACATGGTGGTGGTTTATATGCCAAACCATCAACTTGTCCAGGAGAAATCTTCCAAGAAAATTCAGACTCAGCATTGGGTCAGGCAGTACTATTCTATCCTGCCAACTACACCTATGTGAGTGGTACTGTTGTCCACGAGTCCTCTGCTTTGGACATCCATTTCAGTGGTCAAGCTTGTAGGAAATCCCCAAATGCGTGGACTGTCAGTTATTTTGATGACGCAGTGGGTGCATGGATCGTTACAGCATATGGGTTCGTAGGAAACCCAGGACCATATGGTTTCAAGTTTGAGAAAGTCTGCAACGATAATGTGTACCAGATTCTTTTCGATCCTCCGACTACACTAGGATTACCTAAGAGCTACGTTGGGGTCACTTCTGAGGCCGAGAGGCGCACAGCTCTCATTAGTGTCCCACCCTTGCGGTTGAAGATTGTCAAAGCTTCATATGCTCGCCAAGTTAAAGAAGCAAGACTCAACAAGGGAAGGATTGCTAGTGTGGTTTAA